Proteins encoded in a region of the Pseudomonas sp. GOM7 genome:
- a CDS encoding hybrid sensor histidine kinase/response regulator, with amino-acid sequence MLRKIEAKVLIVDDLPENLLALRSLIHSDQCSVYQASSADEALALLLEHEFALAILDVKMPGMNGFELAELMRGTEKTKRIPIIFVSAAGRDMDYAFRGYESGAVDFLHKPLSAFEVRSKVTMFVELYRHRKALSLQLEVVEAARREQEALLAELRETQAELQKAVQMRDAFMSIASHELRTPLNGLILDVQLRKMRLEQGREDAFSPDKLKEMIARDERQLRSLTRLIDDMLDVSRIRTGKLSVRPQPGDLGVLAGSVVESLAAQFASQGSQVELQVDGPAPVLMDEFRIEQVLANLLTNALRYGAGKPVSVRVRGEQEVVRAEVRDQGLGISEADQRRVFEQFERVSESNVPQGLGLGLFISEQIVQAHGGRIELSSRLGEGSCFSVVLPRHD; translated from the coding sequence ATGCTGAGAAAGATCGAAGCCAAGGTGTTGATCGTCGACGACCTGCCAGAGAACCTGCTGGCGCTGCGCTCGCTGATCCACAGCGACCAATGCAGCGTGTACCAGGCCAGCAGCGCCGACGAGGCACTGGCACTGTTGCTCGAGCACGAGTTCGCCCTGGCCATCCTCGACGTGAAGATGCCGGGCATGAATGGTTTCGAGCTGGCCGAGCTGATGCGCGGCACGGAGAAGACCAAGCGCATCCCGATCATCTTCGTCAGTGCCGCTGGCCGCGACATGGATTACGCCTTCCGTGGCTACGAGAGTGGCGCGGTGGACTTCCTGCACAAGCCGCTGTCGGCCTTCGAGGTACGCAGCAAGGTGACCATGTTCGTCGAGCTGTATCGCCACCGTAAGGCCCTGAGCCTGCAACTGGAGGTGGTCGAGGCGGCACGGCGCGAGCAGGAGGCACTGCTCGCCGAGCTGCGCGAGACCCAGGCCGAGCTGCAGAAGGCGGTGCAGATGCGTGACGCCTTCATGTCCATCGCCTCGCACGAGCTGCGCACCCCGCTCAACGGCCTGATCCTCGACGTGCAACTGCGCAAGATGCGTCTGGAACAGGGGCGCGAGGACGCCTTCAGCCCAGACAAGCTCAAGGAAATGATCGCCCGTGACGAGCGCCAGCTACGCAGCCTGACCCGTCTGATCGACGACATGCTGGATGTGTCGCGCATCCGCACCGGCAAGCTTTCCGTGCGCCCGCAGCCGGGTGATCTCGGTGTGCTGGCCGGCAGCGTGGTAGAGAGCCTGGCCGCGCAGTTCGCCAGCCAGGGCAGCCAGGTCGAACTGCAGGTGGACGGCCCGGCACCGGTGCTGATGGACGAATTCCGCATCGAGCAGGTGCTGGCCAACCTGCTCACCAACGCCCTGCGCTACGGCGCTGGCAAGCCGGTGTCGGTGCGGGTGAGGGGGGAGCAGGAGGTCGTCCGGGCCGAGGTGCGGGATCAGGGCCTGGGCATTTCCGAGGCCGATCAGCGCCGGGTGTTCGAGCAATTCGAGCGTGTATCGGAGAGCAACGTGCCTCAGGGGCTGGGGCTGGGCCTGTTCATCAGCGAACAGATCGTCCAGGCCCATGGCGGGCGCATCGAACTGAGCAGCCGCCTGGGCGAGGGCTCCTGTTTCAGCGTCGTGCTACCCCGTCATGATTGA
- a CDS encoding PA3371 family protein, whose protein sequence is MSRSAVVLLIMTLASLAALWLSPELEANLALLLKCASGAFGLGFFVALMAGRRIKFDPVLR, encoded by the coding sequence ATGTCCAGAAGTGCTGTCGTCCTGCTGATCATGACCCTCGCGAGCCTCGCTGCCCTGTGGCTGAGCCCCGAGCTGGAGGCCAACCTGGCCTTGCTGCTCAAATGCGCCAGCGGCGCCTTCGGCCTGGGCTTTTTCGTCGCCCTGATGGCCGGCCGACGCATCAAGTTCGACCCGGTTCTGCGCTGA
- a CDS encoding ATP-binding protein produces the protein MKLSMKLRTRLFLSISALITVALLGLLLGLYSVTQVASSQSTLIQYSFKAAQIGQKLRQYLGDELVILIDQKPDPQALANIRRTFRETLAEGLAGKNLQEDYVHGLEESARLYALMEQAAEAGTPAGQTPHNLAGYQPFIEAFQHLRNHLLQEQNKVVLQVSEAERQGRESSQLLAALLTFMGLSVLVIGVLTANGIARRFGAPIDLLVRAADRVGKGQYDVVLPVSPVFELALLSRRFGLMTEALRQYHSSNLYQLRNSEGRLKAVLDSIDDGLIILDAKGRIEHANPVALRQLSWHADIQHQPIGPLLPGHAVDEALQQVLAGELLREAPADLQIDRNGEARLLAWSLTPVQLPEGGSVGAVMVLRDVTKQRAFERVRNEFVLRASHELRTPITGMHMAFSLLRERLPLPAGGREQELMRTVDEEMHRLVQLIDDLLNFSRYQNGLQTLQRHPCDLAAMIEQSCERFSEKASERGVDLSCSLQDGLPHLCLDAGQIQRVLDNLLSNALRHSNSGDKVQLLAQRSGEQVVVSVKDEGEGIPFEQQGRVFEPFVQVGRRKGGAGLGLALSREIVQLHKGRLEVRSRPGEGATFSFSLPI, from the coding sequence ATGAAGCTGTCGATGAAGCTTCGCACCCGTCTGTTCCTGAGCATCTCCGCGCTGATCACCGTGGCCTTGCTCGGGCTGCTGCTGGGGCTGTACAGCGTGACCCAGGTCGCCAGCAGCCAGAGCACCCTGATCCAGTACAGCTTCAAGGCTGCGCAGATCGGCCAGAAACTGCGCCAGTACCTGGGCGACGAGCTGGTCATTCTGATCGATCAGAAACCCGATCCGCAGGCGCTGGCAAACATCCGCCGAACCTTTCGCGAGACTCTCGCCGAAGGGCTTGCCGGCAAGAACCTGCAAGAGGATTACGTGCACGGGCTGGAAGAAAGCGCCAGGCTCTATGCGCTGATGGAACAGGCCGCCGAGGCCGGTACCCCCGCCGGGCAGACACCGCACAACCTCGCCGGTTACCAGCCCTTCATCGAGGCCTTCCAGCACCTGCGCAACCACCTTCTGCAGGAGCAGAACAAGGTCGTCCTGCAGGTCAGCGAAGCCGAACGACAGGGCCGCGAGAGTTCGCAACTGCTCGCCGCGCTGCTCACCTTCATGGGGCTGTCGGTGTTGGTGATCGGCGTGCTCACCGCCAACGGCATCGCTCGCCGTTTCGGTGCACCGATCGACCTGCTGGTACGCGCCGCCGACAGGGTCGGCAAGGGTCAGTACGACGTGGTGCTGCCGGTGTCGCCTGTGTTCGAGCTGGCCCTGCTGAGCCGACGCTTCGGCCTGATGACCGAGGCCCTGCGCCAATACCATTCCAGCAACCTGTACCAGCTACGTAACAGCGAAGGCCGCCTCAAGGCCGTGCTCGACAGCATCGATGACGGTCTGATCATCCTCGATGCCAAGGGCCGCATCGAGCACGCCAATCCGGTGGCGCTGCGTCAGTTGTCGTGGCACGCCGACATTCAGCACCAACCCATCGGCCCCTTGTTGCCCGGCCATGCAGTGGACGAAGCGCTACAGCAGGTACTGGCTGGCGAGCTGCTACGCGAAGCGCCCGCCGATCTGCAGATCGACCGCAACGGCGAGGCGCGCCTGCTGGCCTGGTCGCTGACGCCGGTACAACTACCTGAGGGCGGCAGCGTGGGGGCGGTGATGGTGCTGCGCGACGTCACCAAGCAACGCGCCTTCGAGCGGGTGCGCAACGAGTTCGTACTGCGCGCCTCACATGAGCTGCGCACGCCGATCACCGGCATGCACATGGCCTTCAGCCTGTTACGCGAACGCCTGCCGCTGCCAGCGGGCGGGCGTGAACAGGAGCTGATGCGCACCGTCGACGAGGAAATGCATCGCCTGGTGCAACTGATCGACGATCTGCTCAACTTCTCGCGCTATCAGAATGGTCTGCAGACCTTGCAGCGCCACCCCTGCGACCTGGCCGCGATGATCGAGCAGAGCTGCGAACGCTTCAGCGAAAAGGCCAGCGAACGTGGCGTGGATCTGAGCTGTTCCCTGCAGGATGGGCTACCGCACCTCTGCCTGGATGCCGGGCAGATTCAACGCGTGCTCGACAACCTGCTGAGCAATGCACTGCGCCACAGCAACTCGGGCGACAAGGTGCAGTTGCTGGCGCAACGCAGCGGTGAGCAGGTGGTCGTCAGCGTCAAGGACGAAGGGGAAGGCATTCCCTTCGAGCAGCAGGGGCGGGTCTTCGAGCCCTTCGTACAGGTTGGTCGGCGCAAGGGCGGCGCCGGCCTGGGGCTGGCGCTGTCGCGGGAGATCGTGCAGTTGCACAAGGGCCGCCTCGAGGTGCGCTCACGCCCCGGCGAAGGCGCCACCTTCAGCTTCAGCCTGCCGATCTGA
- the algB gene encoding sigma-54-dependent response regulator transcription factor AlgB, whose translation MADSGQIGGRILLVDDEAAILRTFRYCLEDEGYEVAGASSTAQAEALLQRQVFDLCFLDLRLGEDNGLELLAQMRVQAPWMRVVIVTAHSAVDTAVDAIQAGAADYLVKPCSPDQLRLAAAKQLEVRALAARLEALEGEVRQPKDGLDSHSPAMMAILETARQVASTDANILILGESGTGKGELARAIHGWSRRAKRTCVTINCPSLTAELMESELFGHAKGSFTGASESTQGRVSQADGGTLFLDEIGDFPLALQPKLLRFIQDKEYERVGDPVTRRADVRIVAATNLDLDEMVRAGRFREDLLYRLNVITLKLPPLRERHEDVLSLAERFLARFVSDYGRPACAFSPEAVAALQAYHWPGNIRELRNVIERASIICQQESVEVAHLGLGGSPEAPAGAVRIGAPMSLEELEKAHIAAVLASSNTLDMAAKTLGIDASTLYRKRKQYNL comes from the coding sequence ATGGCAGATTCAGGACAGATCGGCGGACGCATCCTGTTGGTGGATGACGAAGCCGCGATCCTGCGCACCTTCCGCTACTGCCTGGAGGATGAAGGTTATGAAGTGGCGGGGGCCAGCAGCACCGCGCAAGCCGAGGCCCTGCTGCAACGCCAGGTGTTCGACCTGTGCTTCCTCGACCTGCGCCTGGGCGAGGACAACGGCCTGGAGCTATTGGCGCAGATGCGCGTGCAGGCGCCCTGGATGCGCGTGGTGATCGTCACCGCGCATTCGGCCGTGGACACCGCCGTCGATGCCATCCAGGCCGGTGCCGCCGATTATCTGGTCAAACCCTGTTCGCCCGATCAACTGCGCCTGGCCGCCGCCAAGCAACTGGAAGTCCGCGCCCTGGCGGCACGCCTGGAAGCGCTGGAAGGCGAGGTACGCCAGCCCAAGGACGGCCTCGATTCGCACAGCCCGGCGATGATGGCGATTCTGGAAACCGCCCGGCAGGTCGCCAGCACCGATGCCAACATTCTCATCCTCGGCGAATCCGGCACCGGCAAGGGCGAACTGGCCCGCGCCATCCACGGCTGGAGCCGCCGCGCCAAACGCACCTGCGTGACCATCAACTGCCCGTCGCTGACCGCCGAGCTGATGGAAAGCGAGTTGTTCGGCCATGCCAAGGGCTCCTTCACCGGCGCCAGCGAGAGCACCCAGGGCCGGGTCAGCCAGGCCGATGGCGGCACCCTGTTCCTCGACGAGATCGGTGACTTTCCCCTGGCGCTGCAACCCAAGCTGCTGCGCTTCATCCAGGACAAGGAGTACGAGCGCGTCGGCGACCCGGTGACCCGCCGCGCCGACGTGCGCATCGTCGCCGCCACCAATCTGGATCTCGACGAGATGGTACGTGCGGGGCGCTTCCGCGAGGATCTGCTCTACCGCCTCAACGTCATCACCCTCAAGCTGCCGCCACTGCGTGAACGCCACGAGGACGTGTTGTCCTTGGCCGAGCGCTTTCTCGCCCGCTTCGTCAGCGATTACGGCCGTCCGGCCTGTGCCTTCAGCCCCGAGGCGGTAGCGGCGCTGCAGGCCTATCACTGGCCGGGCAACATCCGCGAACTGCGCAACGTCATCGAGCGCGCCAGCATCATCTGCCAACAGGAGTCGGTGGAGGTCGCCCACCTGGGCCTGGGTGGTAGCCCGGAAGCCCCAGCAGGTGCCGTGCGAATAGGCGCACCGATGAGCCTCGAGGAGCTGGAGAAGGCGCATATCGCCGCGGTACTGGCCAGCAGCAATACCCTCGACATGGCGGCCAAGACCCTGGGTATCGATGCCTCGACCCTCTATCGCAAACGCAAGCAATACAACCTGTGA
- a CDS encoding BON domain-containing protein, whose product MPRFKPLLPTVTLALVLGTLPWVGHAAENGLEQQLVGARQEGSIWTAFALNRHLNPFKLDIEVDDGRVTLSGRVESEVQKELAEQVAMSVEGIKSVDNRIEVDPQVAEDNPPGMVQRLEDATLAATVKSKLLWNSNTRGLDIQVRSENGAITLSGQAHTAVAKELAGELAANTDGVREVFNHLSISTADSTSSEVQTAVQEAREDISDAWITSKVKASFLYSRNLDGLNIEVGTQDGLVTLRGKVLSNAEKRMAMDIARNIRGVRGVDADALLVSG is encoded by the coding sequence ATGCCACGCTTCAAACCTCTGCTGCCAACCGTCACCCTGGCCCTGGTGCTCGGCACCCTGCCATGGGTCGGTCATGCCGCCGAGAACGGGCTGGAGCAGCAACTGGTTGGCGCACGCCAGGAAGGCTCGATCTGGACGGCATTCGCCCTCAATCGCCATCTCAATCCGTTCAAGCTCGACATCGAAGTCGACGACGGCCGGGTCACGCTCAGTGGGCGGGTGGAGAGCGAGGTACAGAAGGAGTTGGCCGAGCAGGTGGCGATGAGCGTCGAAGGTATCAAGTCGGTGGACAACCGCATCGAGGTTGACCCCCAGGTCGCCGAGGATAACCCACCCGGTATGGTGCAACGCCTGGAAGACGCCACCCTGGCGGCCACGGTGAAGTCCAAGTTGTTGTGGAACAGCAACACGCGCGGCCTGGACATCCAGGTGCGCAGCGAGAATGGCGCCATCACTCTCAGTGGCCAAGCCCATACCGCAGTGGCCAAGGAGCTGGCCGGTGAGCTGGCGGCCAATACCGACGGCGTGCGCGAGGTCTTCAACCACCTCAGCATCAGCACCGCCGACAGCACCAGCAGCGAAGTGCAGACGGCGGTGCAGGAGGCCCGCGAAGACATCAGCGACGCCTGGATCACCAGCAAGGTTAAGGCCAGCTTCCTCTATAGCCGCAACCTCGACGGCCTGAACATCGAGGTGGGCACCCAGGACGGTCTGGTCACCCTGCGCGGCAAGGTGCTGAGCAACGCCGAGAAGCGTATGGCAATGGACATCGCCCGCAACATTCGTGGCGTCCGCGGTGTGGATGCCGATGCCCTGCTGGTGAGTGGCTGA
- a CDS encoding ferritin-like domain-containing protein → MSSKTAQLNELIEITRDGKRFYEHAHDEVKDIRLQALFRDMVRAKTQVIDALAVKVAANQSEPASGGTLMGKLRQVYADTRATLAKDEDAAYVAQLEEAEDRILHAFEDALESAEEDVRVLLAVEMPKVRACHDRMRALKDEMS, encoded by the coding sequence ATGAGCAGCAAGACCGCACAACTGAACGAACTGATCGAGATCACCCGTGACGGCAAGCGCTTCTACGAGCATGCCCACGACGAGGTGAAGGATATTCGCCTGCAGGCCCTGTTCCGTGACATGGTGCGCGCCAAGACCCAGGTGATCGATGCGCTGGCGGTCAAGGTGGCCGCCAACCAGAGCGAGCCGGCCAGCGGCGGCACCCTGATGGGCAAGCTGCGCCAGGTCTACGCCGATACCCGCGCGACCCTGGCCAAGGATGAAGACGCCGCCTACGTCGCCCAACTGGAAGAAGCCGAGGATCGCATCCTGCATGCCTTCGAGGACGCCCTGGAAAGCGCCGAGGAGGATGTGCGCGTGCTGCTGGCCGTGGAAATGCCCAAGGTACGGGCCTGCCATGACCGGATGCGGGCGCTGAAGGACGAGATGTCCTGA
- a CDS encoding phosphate ABC transporter substrate-binding protein PstS, which produces MKLKRLMAALTFAATGVGAVTAMAAIDPALPTYEKTSGVSGNLSSVGSDTLANLMTLWAEDYKKLYPNVNIQIQAAGSSTAPPALTEGTSNLGPMSRMMKDNELQAFEEKYGYKPTAIPVAIDALAVFVHKDNPIKQLTMQQVDAIFSSTRLCGEAKEIKTWGDAGLTGEWTSKPIQLFGRNSVSGTYGYFKEEALCKGDFKSNVNEQPGSASVVQSISSTVNAIGYSGIGYRTASVRAVPLVNKKGEVEEASEANALAGKYPLSRFLYVYVNKAPNKPLDPLEAEFVKLVLSKQGQEVVVKDGYIPLPAKVAEKTKKELGL; this is translated from the coding sequence ATGAAACTGAAGCGTTTGATGGCGGCCCTGACGTTCGCCGCTACCGGCGTAGGCGCCGTAACCGCAATGGCTGCCATCGACCCGGCTCTGCCGACCTATGAAAAGACTTCCGGTGTATCGGGCAACCTGTCCAGCGTCGGTTCCGATACCCTGGCCAACCTGATGACCCTGTGGGCAGAGGATTACAAGAAGCTCTACCCCAACGTGAACATCCAGATTCAGGCCGCTGGCTCCTCCACCGCGCCACCCGCTCTGACCGAAGGTACCTCCAACCTCGGCCCGATGAGCCGCATGATGAAGGACAACGAGCTGCAGGCCTTCGAGGAAAAATACGGCTACAAGCCGACCGCCATCCCGGTCGCCATCGACGCCCTGGCCGTGTTCGTGCACAAGGACAACCCGATCAAGCAACTGACCATGCAGCAGGTCGATGCCATCTTCTCCAGCACCCGTCTGTGCGGTGAAGCCAAGGAAATCAAGACCTGGGGTGACGCTGGCCTGACTGGCGAGTGGACGAGCAAGCCGATCCAGCTATTCGGTCGTAACTCGGTATCCGGCACCTACGGCTACTTCAAGGAAGAAGCCCTGTGCAAAGGTGACTTCAAGTCCAACGTCAACGAGCAGCCGGGTTCGGCTTCCGTCGTACAGTCGATCTCCAGCACCGTCAACGCCATCGGCTACTCGGGCATCGGTTACCGTACTGCCAGCGTCCGCGCCGTACCCCTGGTGAACAAGAAGGGTGAGGTCGAGGAAGCCAGCGAAGCCAACGCCCTGGCTGGCAAGTACCCGCTGTCGCGCTTCCTGTACGTCTACGTCAACAAGGCGCCGAACAAGCCGCTCGATCCGCTGGAAGCGGAGTTCGTGAAGCTGGTGCTGTCCAAGCAGGGTCAGGAAGTCGTGGTCAAGGATGGCTACATCCCGCTGCCGGCCAAAGTGGCTGAGAAGACCAAGAAGGAACTGGGCCTCTAA